ATTGGTGGTGAATTACTTAGCGGAAAATATTAATAATTCTGTCTTAAAATTGAACCGAACCCGAAAAGAAATAGCTAACTTTAAGTAAACCATAAAAATCAAAAGCTATGAACGGATTCTTCAAAACACTACTCGCAGGATGGGGAGCGAAGAAACTTGGAGGCGGATGCCTTGGAACCATCATTTTATTTTTTATACTCTATTGGCTGTTAGGCTATTTATAGAAATAACAAATCCCCTCAATTGAGGGGATTTTATTTTAAGGATTTGTAGACCAAAGCGAAGCAGACTTGAGCAACGCTCTCCTATTCAGTTTTAATTGGGCAACAACCAATTCAGCAAAATCTTCCGGTTGCAGTACCCTTTCAGGATTACCATCTGTAAGATTCAATGAAAGTGACATTTCAGACGCAATCGTACTCGGCATTAAGGCTGAAACCCTGATATTGTGCTTTCTTACTTCCATCATCAATGCTTCCGAAAATCCGGCAACAGCAAATTTTGATGCCGTGTAGGCGGTTGTATTAGCATTACCTCGAAGCCCGGCCGTAGAAGAAACATTAATAATATCACCCGTATTTCTGGCAATCATTCCCGGAAGTACCTGATGTGTCACATTATAGATACCCATAACATTGACGTTTAGGATTTCCTGCCATCTTTCCGGTTCCATTTCCAAAAAACTTCCAAAAGAAGCTGTTCCTGCATTATTGATAAGTATATCAATAGCACCAAATGCTTCATGGATATAGGCGATTCCTTTTTTGGCAGCTTCAAAATCGGCTACATCAAAAACAGAATAGATTGCCTTTACACCATAAGCCTGCAATTCTGCTATAGTTTCCAGCAAAGCTTCTTCATTTCTACCTGTAATAGCAATGTCAACACCTTCGGCTGCAAGAGCTAAAGCCGTAGCTTTTCCTAATCCGCGGCTTCCTCCGGTTATTAATGCTTTTCTTCCTTGTAATTGTTCCATTTTCGGTATCTTTTTATTTCAGATTTGTATAAACACAAAGTTAGACATCCTTAACATCTCCCGAAGGTTTTTAACTTTTTGTTCAGCTAATTTATTTAGAAATTATTTACTATTATCACACATGGAAATATGCAAGCGAATCGTTAAGTTTGTTATGTATAAACTTTCGCTAACTCTTAAAAACAATTCAACCCAATGAAACTAAAATCACTGTTACTCTGTTTGCTTTTTATTGGTGCAATAACTCAATCATCTGCACAGGAAAGCGCCGATAAAATCCTTGAAAAAGCTTTTACCCAGGCAAAAAAAGAAAAGAAAAATGTTTTTGTAATGTATCATGCTTCCTGGTGCAAATGGTGCAAGAAGATGGAAAACAATATGGAAGCCGAAACCGTCAAGCCATTTTTTGACAAAAACTATGTAACTACGTTTTTGGTAGTGCAGGAATCCAAAGACAAAAAACATCTTGAAAACCCGGGTGCCGATGATATCCTGAAGAAATCCAAAGCAGACAATAGCGGTATTCCTTTCTGGCAGATTTATGATGCTAATGGCAAACTGTTAGCTGATTCTTTTAATGCCAAAGGCGAAAACTTAGGCTGTCCGGCCACAGTTGAAGAAGTAGCAGAATTCACTGATAAGCTGAAAAAAACAGCAAAACTTAGTGAAAAAGACCGCAAAAAGATTGAAGAAGTATTTGTGCTTAAGAAAAAATAAGTAATAAAGAAAAAAGGCCTCCAAAATTTTGGAGGCCTTTTATTTTGGGTTTATTAATAATTAAGTACAAAGCCTACTCCAAAGCCCATATCACTGTCATAATGTGTACGGATACCCATATTTTTATTGAGTACATATCGCAGGTCGACCATATATTCCAAATCAGTATTGGCCATAAAACCGGCACGCAATCTTTTGGAAATAGGAATATCTTCCCGCATTAACTGCAATCGGGCAATCCCATCATGATAAACTTCTGCCTGAAAGTTCACGAGCATTGGCAGTGTGTATACAAACCCTAAACTCACCGCACTTCGGCTATCTTTCTTGTTTTTTTGTCCGAATATGTTCTTTTCGTGTTCATCCTCACCCATTCTTCTGTAACGCCAGTCAAAACCGATAAAAGGCATAAACCATTGCATTTTTCCGATAAAGCGGCCCAAATGGGTTTCTACCTCATACCCATGCATATCGTTGTAACCCAATCGCCACTCCGTTCCTAATGACCATCTCGCGTTCTGAAGCATAGCTTCCCCATCATTACCATTTGTTGCAAAATCATTCTGGGCCATAAAATGCGGCATATTACTTTCTCTTTGCAGCATCTTATAGGCTTTTGCCTTATCTGGAAGATACGGATTTTCATAATCGCCAACAGCAAAAACACGATTCATCCCAGCCATCATATGGTACAAAATATGGCAGTGAAAAAACCAATCACCTTCTTCATTGGCTAAAAATTCAATAGTATTGGTTTCCATCGGCATAATATCCATTACATTCTTAAGCGGTGCGTTTTCTCCTTTTCCATTAATTATTCTGAAATCAAAGCCATGCAGGTGCATTGGGTGGCGCATCATGGAATTATTGTAGATAGTGATGCGCAATACTTCTCCCTTTTTAACTGGAATCTTGTCGGTTTCCGAAAGAATTTTATTGTCCATGCTCCACACATAACGGTTCATATTTCCGGTAAGGGTAAATTTTAATTCCTTTACCGGGGCTTCTTTTGGCAGAACCGTATTGTAAGGCGATTTCAGCATAGCATAATTCAGAGTCACGATATCCGCTAAAGCATTCGCATTATAACGATTCGGGTCATTATCCATGTTCATTCCATGCTGACTGTGGTCGGTTTTTTGTTTGGCATCCTTTTGTTTGGCATCACCTGTAATTTCCGGATACATCACTACATTCATATCCATCTGATTCAGGCTCATGTTCATTCCCATATCATCCAAATCGCCGTTCATTTTCATCATATCGTTCATCATCTTCATTCCCTCAAAATATTTTAACCGGGGAAGCGGAGAAATAAGCTGTTTGACGCCATTCCCAATAAAATAGCTTGCCGACTGCGTCCTGTCTTCTGTAGTGGCTAAAAACTCATAAGAAAGTCCTTCCTCCGGTATGGTAACCACCACGTCATACGTTTCTGATACTGCAATTATCAATCTATCCACTTCTATTGGTTCAACATCATTACCGTCACTGGCCACTACAGTCATCTTACCTCCCGCATAGCGAAGCCAGAAATAGGATGAGGCGCCGCCGTTTGAAATGCGAAGTCTTACCTTATCGCCTGCTTTTAGTTTTTTGCCATCAAAACTTTTTAAATTGGTAGAATTGGCTCCATTGATTAATATCTTATCATAATAAACGTCGCTTACATCCATGGCGAGCATGCGTTTCCATTCGTTTTTAAGCTTGGTTTTGAAATGGCCTTCTCTTATGGCTTCAACATACGATTGTGTTGCTCCTTTTTTTATCGCAGCCCAATCATTGGCATTATGAAGCATCCTGTCAATATTATCCGGATTGAGATTGGTCCATTCACTTAAAATTATAGGAACCGTTGGCAGGTCGTCTATTCCTTTCCGAAACGTTTTATCGTCTTCCCGTTTTTTCATCACAAAATTACCATACATTCCAATCTGTTCCTGCAAACCGGAATGCGAATGATACCAGTGCGTACCATTCTGAATGATTGGAAAACGATAAGTATATACAGCACCGGGAGCTATAGGCTCCTGCGTAAGATAAGGAACTCCATCTTCTTTGTTTGGCAAAAACACGCCATGCCAATGCAGTGATGTACTTTCTTTTAATTGATTATGTACTACAATTTCAGCTATATCGCCTTCAGTAAACGTAAGTGTTGGCATCGGAATCTGTCCGTTGACAGCAATTGCTCTTTTTTCTTTACCTGCGTAATTTACCAGAGTATCTTTTACATAAAGGTCATAACGGACTACTTTTTGTGCATGCAAACTGCCTGCTGTCAGCATAACTAACAGCAGTAGCAATTTGGCTGGATTATAGTTCTTTATATCCATTATTTCACTTTTTACTTTATCGTTTCAACTGTCTTGCCACAAGTCAGCATCTGCGAACCATAATAAGGATTCTTAACTGCGTTTTCCTTGCTTAGCCAATTGGCACCTTTGCCATCATTCGCCATAGGACAAAATTGATAATAAACCGGGACCTCATATTTTGAAACCTTAAGCAATTCATACACGCTTTTTGACAAGGTAATAAAGTGGTCTCTCTGGTGTTTTGCATCCGTAGTTTCTACAATATGCTCTGCATCCTCTTTCAGGTTATTCAGAACTTTCATCCAGACATTATGCTCCTCAGTATTCAACTCATTCATCTTTACTGCAGTTACGGCTTTAACCAAACCTTTGGCTTTTTCAGAAGCTAATTTCCCATCCGTTTTTACCAAAGCATCCTTAACATCAAAATAATTATCAAAAACAGCTTTCAGCTGACTCTGGTTCTTCTGTTCAGTTGCCTTCATATCATGTCCTGAATGCCCGGTATGTGCTATTTCTGTTTTAGCACTCGTCTTTATGGCACGTTCATATTGACAGCATTCCGGAAGTTTTGCATAAACATCATCGGGAGCTCGGAATGAGTCACTGTCATATCCTGCCAGGGCAATGCGTTTTAAAACAGCATCCAGATTGGTAGCCTTCTGGTCATAGGCAATAACAGCCATCTTGGTATCTTTATTCCATTCGACTTTGGCTATTTTATTGACATTTCCGGCTTTTTCAATAGTGCTTTTGCACATATTACAATTACCATAGATTTTTACGTTTTCTTTTTTCTCGTTTTTGATTTGTGCCTCACAGGCAGTAAATACAAATACCATGGCAAATGTTGCCATTATTTTAGATAATGATTCCATTAGATTAATTTTTTAGATATACTACTAAGCTTATTGTTCTCGATTAGACAGACTTATGGCTGCCACAAAAGGATATTAGCCTATTTTGGGAGGTTGCCAGATGGAATGAAAACCCGAAGCAAAGCCTGCTTCAGTATGGTAAAATCCCAATCTTTTTTCTGTTAAGGCAAATAAATTGCTGTTAAATTCCGGAAGTATAAAAAAAGCAGCTGCATTTACACAGGAAACCGGACATATACAGGAAGCATGTTTACACTTTCCTTTACAATTATGAGAAGTGCTGTTCTTATCACAACAGTTCTCTTTCTGTTTTTTGTGAGCAGTTATTTCCTTACTGCAGTTTTTTTTCTGAGAAGATTTGTTGCAGGCGTACGAAGACTCGGGCATCATGAAGATTCCGAATATAATAAGCAGCATAAAATACAGTTTTCTCATTTCTACAGAAAAAGTAAGTTCAAAATTATAGATTTATTTTGAGTTCTTCACTAAGTATTTGTTAAAACAATTTTAGAAAAATGCTTTTTGCCCATTTTTTTACGGCTTTTAGAACAAGATTGATAAAAATAAGCTACTCAGCACTATTACGGCCCAATTTATTTGAAATTATAGTATTTTTGGCAGGAACATACTATCCTATAGGCTCTCGATTTATCATATACTTAGTGAGGAAGTTTTGAAGAACGCTTTTAGAGACTTGAGAATTTACTATTATTAACAAACTAAAATCTTATGAAAAGACTACTGTCTGCCTTTCTCCTTATGGCATGTTGTGTCATAAATGCCCAACAGATTACGTCGCCCGACCAAAATCTTGAATTAAAATTTGGCCTTTCCTCTAAAGGAGAACCTACTTATGAACTGACTTACAAGAAAAAAGCAGTTATCAAGACCAGCAAATTAGGTCTTGAACTGAAAAACGGCACTTCATTTCTGGATGGTTTCCAGATTGACAAAACGGAAAAGAAAACTTTTGATGAAACATGGAGTCCGGTTCTTGGGGAACAAAAAAACATCCGTAACCACTATAATGAGCTTTTGGTTACATTGAGCCAGAAAGCTGCAAACGGACGCTTTATCAAAATTCGCTTTCGTCTGTTCAATGACGGACTCGGATTCCGATATGAATTTCCGGAACAGAAAAACCTAAACCATTTTGTTATCAAAGAAGAGAAAACACAGTTTGCTCTGGCCGGAGACCATAAAGCTTTTTGGCTTCCGGGCGATTATGATACGCAGGAATACAGCACGGTAACTTCAAATCTTTCCGAAGTGAGGGGAAAGATGAAGGCAGCTGTAACACCAAATGCTTCACAAACGACTTTCTCCCCTACCGGATTGCAAACGCCATTGATGATGAAAAGCAAGGACGGATTGTATATCAATATCCACGAAGCAGCATTAGTTGATTACTCCTGTATGTCGCTTAATCTTGACGACAGCAATATGATATTGGAATCGTGGCTGACACCCGATGCTATTGGGGACAAAGGTTATCTTCAGGCACCAACACAATCGCCATGGAGAACTATTGTGGTAAGTGACAAAGCAGCCGACATACTGGCATCAAAATTAATCCTTAACCTGAACGAACCTACAAAATATAAGGATGTTTCCTGGATAAAACCCGTTAAATATGTAGGCGTTTGGTGGGAAATGATTACAGGAAAAAGTTCCTGGGCCTATACTGATTTGGAAAGTGTACAATTAGGTGTAACCGATTATTCCAAAACCAAACCTAACGGGAAGCATGCTGCCAACACAGCCCATGTAAAAGAATATATTGATTTTGCTTCCAAGCATGGTTTTGATGCCGTGCTTGTGGAAGGCTGGAACGAAGGCTGGGAAGACTGGTTTGGAAAATCCAAAGATTATGTTTTTGATTTCGTGACGCCTTATCCTGATTTTGACGTAAAGGAACTTCACCGTTATGCCGCATCAAAAGGTGTCAAAATGATGATGCACCATGAAACATCTGGCTCTGTCACAAATTATGAACGTCATATGGACAAAGCCTACCAGTTTATGGTTGATAATGGCTATAACTCTGTTAAAAGCGGCTATGTAGGTGACATTATCCCAAGAGGAGAATTCCATTACAGCCAAACCATGATTGACCACTACCTGTATGCCATCAAAAAAGCAGCGGAGTATAAAATTATGGTAAATGCCCACGAAGCAGTACGACCAACCGGATTAAGCCGAACTTATCCAAACTTAATCGGTAATGAATCTGCAAGAGGAACCGAATACGAATCATTTGGAGGAAATAATCCTGACCATACTACTATCCTGCCATTTACACGATTAATGGGCGGACCTATGGATTATACACCGGGCATTTTCCAAACTAAAATCAGTGCTTATAATCCGGAAAACAATTCTTTTGTACATACAACTTTGGCAAAACAACTGGCATTGTATGTTACGATGTACAGTCCTTTACAAATGGCTGCCGACCTTCCTGAAACCTATAACAAATTCCTTGATGCTTTCCAGTTCATCAAGGATGTGGCTGTAGACTGGGATGACACCTACATTCTGGAAGCCGAACCTGGCGATTATATTACAATTGCACGTAAGGCAAAAGGGAAAAATGAATGGTTTGTAGGCGGTATTTCGGATGAAAATCCAAGAACAGCCTTGGTTACTTTCGACTACCTTCCAAAAGGAAAAACATTTACGGCTATTATCTATGCCGACGGAAAAGATGCCAGCTATGACAAAAATCCGCAAAGCTATAGCATACGAACCGTTAAGGTAAACTCAAAGACCAAACTGAAGCAGCCAATAGCCCCGGGCGGTGGTTTTGCCATCAGTATTAAATAATTTTTGGTTACAATTAAAAAGGAGCAAGTTGATTTGCTCCTTTTTTTATACCTTTAATTTTGACGAATCAATTGTAACATTTTTACGGCAAATCCTACCAATTAAATAATCAAATCAAAAAACTATACAAAATGACATCACACGAAATTGACTATCAGATTTATGGCGAAGAAATGCAATATGTGGAAATCGAACTGGATCCACAGGAAGCCGTAGTTGCCGAAGCAGGAAGCTTTATGATGATGGATAATGGCATTGCAATGGACACTATTTTTGGTGATGGTTCTAACCAAAACCAGGGCGTTATGGGCAAACTATTTTCTGCCGGAAAAAGACTTCTTACAGGAGAAAGCCTTTTTATGACAGTATTTCTCAATCAATATCATGCAAAACGCAAGGTAAGTTTTGCCTCTCCTTATCCCGGAAAAATCGTACCTATTGACCTGACAGAATACGGCGGGCGTTTTATCTGCCAGAAAGATGCTTTCCTTTGCGCGGCTAAAGGCGTTACCGTTGGTATTGAGTTTTCACGAAAACTCGGACGCGGACTCTTTGGTGGTGAAGGTTTTATCATGCAGAAACTGGAAGGTGATGGAATGGCATTTGTACATGCCGGAGGAACATTAGCCCGAAAAGAACTGGCTCAGGGCGAAACGCTTAAAGTTGATACCGGCTGTATTGTTGGATTTACCCAAAATGTTGATTATGATATTCAGTTCGTTGGCGGTATCAAGAATACTATTTTTGGTGGCGAAGGTTTATTTTATGCCACACTAACAGGACCGGGAATTGTCTACATTCAATCACTTCCATTTAGCAGACTTGCAGGAAGAGTCTGGGCTGCCGCACCTCAGGGAGGCGGAAAAAGCAGAGACGAAGGAAGCATTTTAGGTGGTATCGGGAATCTTTTAGACGGAGACAACAGGTTTTAGAATCCTGTAAAATTGCTACATTTACACCTACTAAATATCACACCATGATTCAGGATGTACTAGAGCTGCAACAGCGCCACGAA
The sequence above is drawn from the Flavobacterium lindanitolerans genome and encodes:
- a CDS encoding 3-ketoacyl-ACP reductase, which codes for MEQLQGRKALITGGSRGLGKATALALAAEGVDIAITGRNEEALLETIAELQAYGVKAIYSVFDVADFEAAKKGIAYIHEAFGAIDILINNAGTASFGSFLEMEPERWQEILNVNVMGIYNVTHQVLPGMIARNTGDIINVSSTAGLRGNANTTAYTASKFAVAGFSEALMMEVRKHNIRVSALMPSTIASEMSLSLNLTDGNPERVLQPEDFAELVVAQLKLNRRALLKSASLWSTNP
- a CDS encoding thioredoxin family protein — encoded protein: MKLKSLLLCLLFIGAITQSSAQESADKILEKAFTQAKKEKKNVFVMYHASWCKWCKKMENNMEAETVKPFFDKNYVTTFLVVQESKDKKHLENPGADDILKKSKADNSGIPFWQIYDANGKLLADSFNAKGENLGCPATVEEVAEFTDKLKKTAKLSEKDRKKIEEVFVLKKK
- a CDS encoding multicopper oxidase family protein, with protein sequence MDIKNYNPAKLLLLLVMLTAGSLHAQKVVRYDLYVKDTLVNYAGKEKRAIAVNGQIPMPTLTFTEGDIAEIVVHNQLKESTSLHWHGVFLPNKEDGVPYLTQEPIAPGAVYTYRFPIIQNGTHWYHSHSGLQEQIGMYGNFVMKKREDDKTFRKGIDDLPTVPIILSEWTNLNPDNIDRMLHNANDWAAIKKGATQSYVEAIREGHFKTKLKNEWKRMLAMDVSDVYYDKILINGANSTNLKSFDGKKLKAGDKVRLRISNGGASSYFWLRYAGGKMTVVASDGNDVEPIEVDRLIIAVSETYDVVVTIPEEGLSYEFLATTEDRTQSASYFIGNGVKQLISPLPRLKYFEGMKMMNDMMKMNGDLDDMGMNMSLNQMDMNVVMYPEITGDAKQKDAKQKTDHSQHGMNMDNDPNRYNANALADIVTLNYAMLKSPYNTVLPKEAPVKELKFTLTGNMNRYVWSMDNKILSETDKIPVKKGEVLRITIYNNSMMRHPMHLHGFDFRIINGKGENAPLKNVMDIMPMETNTIEFLANEEGDWFFHCHILYHMMAGMNRVFAVGDYENPYLPDKAKAYKMLQRESNMPHFMAQNDFATNGNDGEAMLQNARWSLGTEWRLGYNDMHGYEVETHLGRFIGKMQWFMPFIGFDWRYRRMGEDEHEKNIFGQKNKKDSRSAVSLGFVYTLPMLVNFQAEVYHDGIARLQLMREDIPISKRLRAGFMANTDLEYMVDLRYVLNKNMGIRTHYDSDMGFGVGFVLNY
- a CDS encoding DUF3347 domain-containing protein, whose product is MESLSKIMATFAMVFVFTACEAQIKNEKKENVKIYGNCNMCKSTIEKAGNVNKIAKVEWNKDTKMAVIAYDQKATNLDAVLKRIALAGYDSDSFRAPDDVYAKLPECCQYERAIKTSAKTEIAHTGHSGHDMKATEQKNQSQLKAVFDNYFDVKDALVKTDGKLASEKAKGLVKAVTAVKMNELNTEEHNVWMKVLNNLKEDAEHIVETTDAKHQRDHFITLSKSVYELLKVSKYEVPVYYQFCPMANDGKGANWLSKENAVKNPYYGSQMLTCGKTVETIK
- a CDS encoding glycoside hydrolase family 97 protein; the protein is MKRLLSAFLLMACCVINAQQITSPDQNLELKFGLSSKGEPTYELTYKKKAVIKTSKLGLELKNGTSFLDGFQIDKTEKKTFDETWSPVLGEQKNIRNHYNELLVTLSQKAANGRFIKIRFRLFNDGLGFRYEFPEQKNLNHFVIKEEKTQFALAGDHKAFWLPGDYDTQEYSTVTSNLSEVRGKMKAAVTPNASQTTFSPTGLQTPLMMKSKDGLYINIHEAALVDYSCMSLNLDDSNMILESWLTPDAIGDKGYLQAPTQSPWRTIVVSDKAADILASKLILNLNEPTKYKDVSWIKPVKYVGVWWEMITGKSSWAYTDLESVQLGVTDYSKTKPNGKHAANTAHVKEYIDFASKHGFDAVLVEGWNEGWEDWFGKSKDYVFDFVTPYPDFDVKELHRYAASKGVKMMMHHETSGSVTNYERHMDKAYQFMVDNGYNSVKSGYVGDIIPRGEFHYSQTMIDHYLYAIKKAAEYKIMVNAHEAVRPTGLSRTYPNLIGNESARGTEYESFGGNNPDHTTILPFTRLMGGPMDYTPGIFQTKISAYNPENNSFVHTTLAKQLALYVTMYSPLQMAADLPETYNKFLDAFQFIKDVAVDWDDTYILEAEPGDYITIARKAKGKNEWFVGGISDENPRTALVTFDYLPKGKTFTAIIYADGKDASYDKNPQSYSIRTVKVNSKTKLKQPIAPGGGFAISIK
- a CDS encoding TIGR00266 family protein — translated: MTSHEIDYQIYGEEMQYVEIELDPQEAVVAEAGSFMMMDNGIAMDTIFGDGSNQNQGVMGKLFSAGKRLLTGESLFMTVFLNQYHAKRKVSFASPYPGKIVPIDLTEYGGRFICQKDAFLCAAKGVTVGIEFSRKLGRGLFGGEGFIMQKLEGDGMAFVHAGGTLARKELAQGETLKVDTGCIVGFTQNVDYDIQFVGGIKNTIFGGEGLFYATLTGPGIVYIQSLPFSRLAGRVWAAAPQGGGKSRDEGSILGGIGNLLDGDNRF